In a genomic window of Verrucomicrobiota bacterium:
- a CDS encoding sugar ABC transporter ATP-binding protein yields the protein MPPVTTNIVRLDGVEKHFGAVRALAQVDFSVDNGECVGLVGHNGAGKSTLMHVLAGTLTPDRGQIIVRGEARQGYTVVMAQKLGIRCVFQELSLCPNLSVAENARVFHPGITGWGWRRRAGNLIRGKLDEMFPGHGIAPDALVGEMPIGKRQMVEVARAFTVTKAPLHLVILDEPTSSLDSHTAGQLLAYVRRVVASGVSCILISHLLREILDYSDRIVVMRDGAVVTSGRASGFNRDSLVIAMGGAAAGPARPEEAAASLRRTTPVRVRARPATQRDGRELVAHEGEIIGLAGLAGHGQTELLIRIFSGASRRLPGAEVTAPVALIAGDRQTDGVFPLWSIAENIGIRSIAALRKGLLISSRLEEGFAERWQKRIKIRTPDLRNNILSLSGGNQQKALFARALGSEAKIVLMDDPMRGVDIGTKLEVYDLIRAEAEAGRTFLWYTSEADELKNCDHVYVFRSGRIIADLHRNELSEERVIQSSFQEVT from the coding sequence ATGCCTCCGGTAACCACGAACATCGTCAGGTTGGACGGCGTCGAAAAGCACTTCGGCGCCGTGCGAGCGCTTGCGCAGGTTGATTTCTCCGTCGACAACGGCGAGTGCGTCGGGCTCGTGGGCCATAACGGGGCCGGCAAATCGACGCTCATGCACGTCCTGGCCGGTACGCTCACGCCCGACCGTGGGCAGATCATCGTCCGGGGTGAGGCGCGCCAAGGGTATACGGTGGTCATGGCGCAAAAGCTGGGTATCCGGTGCGTATTTCAGGAATTATCGCTTTGCCCCAACTTGAGCGTGGCTGAGAACGCGCGGGTCTTTCACCCCGGCATCACCGGTTGGGGCTGGCGCAGACGAGCCGGCAACCTCATTCGCGGCAAACTTGACGAGATGTTTCCAGGCCACGGCATCGCTCCCGATGCGCTCGTCGGCGAGATGCCGATCGGCAAACGCCAGATGGTCGAAGTGGCGCGCGCGTTCACGGTCACCAAGGCTCCGCTGCACCTCGTCATCCTGGACGAACCGACCTCGTCGCTCGACAGCCATACCGCCGGGCAACTGCTTGCCTACGTGCGGCGGGTGGTGGCGAGCGGCGTGAGCTGCATCCTGATCTCGCATCTCCTGCGCGAAATCCTCGATTATTCCGACCGGATCGTGGTGATGCGTGACGGCGCGGTCGTCACTTCCGGACGCGCATCCGGTTTCAACCGCGACAGTTTAGTGATCGCCATGGGCGGGGCTGCGGCCGGCCCGGCGCGGCCGGAGGAGGCCGCCGCCAGCCTGCGGCGCACGACCCCGGTGCGAGTCCGCGCACGGCCGGCGACCCAGCGCGACGGCAGGGAACTCGTCGCCCACGAGGGCGAGATTATCGGGCTCGCCGGTCTTGCCGGGCATGGCCAGACCGAGTTGTTGATACGCATATTCAGCGGCGCGTCTCGTCGTTTACCCGGCGCCGAGGTGACCGCGCCCGTGGCGCTCATCGCCGGTGACCGGCAGACCGACGGGGTCTTTCCGCTCTGGTCGATTGCTGAAAATATCGGCATTCGTTCGATCGCGGCGCTGCGCAAGGGCCTGCTGATCTCTTCCCGGCTTGAGGAAGGCTTTGCCGAGCGCTGGCAGAAGCGCATCAAAATTCGTACCCCCGACCTGCGTAACAACATCTTGTCGCTCTCCGGCGGGAACCAACAGAAGGCGTTGTTTGCCCGGGCGCTCGGTTCCGAAGCGAAGATCGTGCTCATGGACGACCCCATGCGCGGCGTCGATATCGGCACCAAGCTCGAGGTTTACGACCTTATCCGCGCCGAGGCGGAGGCCGGCCGCACATTCCTCTGGTACACCAGTGAAGCGGATGAACTGAAGAATTGTGACCACGTCTATGTGTTCCGCAGTGGCCGGATCATTGCGGACCTGCATCGTAACGAACTTAGCGAGGAGCGCGTCATCCAATCCTCCTTCCAGGAGGTCACCTGA
- a CDS encoding ABC transporter permease, producing MASVAAPRAPRVTSSRFRVPRRFLRAALPGLSLALVILAIGKLNPRAVSYFGLNLMLNLGIPVALATIAQMFVITVNDLDLSIGTFVSFVGCVTATWLRDAPLLGVAVLLGGVAVYAFLGAVIHLRNVPSIVVTLGMFFVWQGLAILVLPKPGGKAPVWLHDLMNFRTPYVPFPIVAAIVIGVVVHAGLMRGSYGAILRGSGGNPNAIGRAGWSLLKIKVIMFALAGVFGVLSGLALIGLTTSADANIGKGYTLLSIAGVILGGGEFVGGHTSPIGAVIGALTLTLAGSLLNFMRISPDWQVGAQGAILIIVLAARALINQTGGRAP from the coding sequence ATGGCTTCCGTTGCCGCCCCACGTGCCCCACGGGTCACTTCCAGCCGTTTCCGGGTGCCGCGCCGGTTTCTGCGGGCGGCCCTGCCGGGCCTTTCACTCGCGCTCGTCATCCTCGCCATCGGCAAACTTAACCCGCGTGCAGTCAGCTATTTCGGGCTTAACCTGATGCTCAACCTGGGCATTCCGGTGGCGCTCGCCACCATCGCCCAGATGTTCGTCATCACCGTGAACGACCTTGATCTTTCGATCGGGACGTTCGTCAGCTTCGTGGGCTGCGTCACCGCGACGTGGCTCCGCGACGCGCCGCTCCTTGGCGTTGCCGTCCTTCTCGGGGGCGTCGCCGTGTATGCGTTCCTCGGCGCAGTGATCCACCTGCGAAACGTTCCGTCGATCGTGGTAACGCTCGGCATGTTTTTCGTCTGGCAAGGCCTGGCCATCCTGGTCCTGCCCAAGCCCGGCGGCAAGGCGCCCGTCTGGCTGCATGACTTGATGAATTTCCGTACCCCGTATGTGCCGTTTCCCATCGTGGCAGCCATCGTGATCGGGGTCGTTGTTCACGCCGGGCTGATGCGAGGTTCGTACGGGGCGATCCTGCGCGGCTCCGGCGGCAACCCGAACGCGATCGGCCGGGCCGGATGGTCGTTGCTGAAGATCAAGGTCATCATGTTCGCGCTGGCCGGCGTATTCGGGGTCCTCTCCGGACTGGCGTTGATCGGCCTGACCACGTCGGCCGACGCCAACATCGGCAAAGGTTACACCCTGCTTTCGATCGCGGGCGTTATCCTGGGCGGCGGCGAGTTCGTCGGCGGGCACACGTCGCCGATCGGTGCGGTCATCGGCGCCCTGACGCTGACGCTCGCCGGTTCACTCCTCAACTTCATGCGGATCTCGCCCGATTGGCAGGTCGGCGCACAGGGCGCGATCCTGATCATCGTCCTCGCCGCACGCGCCCTCATCAACCAGACCGGCGGGAGGGCGCCGTGA
- a CDS encoding ABC transporter permease: MITAALALAVFCVITGVAQMFVITLGPGNVDLSLPANIGLASAVAMKVMHGSDSMIAAGLLAALGSGFSIGIANYLLIRLLRIPPIIATLSASFIVQSAGIAYGRGLQIKPPPGFAAITTAQLAGMPLMAIGTVIFTVGAGILLHRTIYGRSVLAIGQNPRAAWLAGIAVERVRCATYVLSGALGGICGALLAGYFRGSSLEIGDEYLLASIACVVIGGTSVSGGKANVPGLWGAALFLVLLLTMLNTFGVSAGIRLLVTGFVIIAVIVIAGGQKPLR; this comes from the coding sequence ATGATCACGGCAGCGCTCGCACTTGCCGTCTTCTGCGTAATCACCGGCGTCGCTCAAATGTTCGTCATCACCCTCGGACCGGGTAACGTCGATTTGTCGTTGCCGGCTAATATCGGGCTGGCGAGCGCGGTTGCCATGAAGGTGATGCATGGCTCCGATTCGATGATTGCCGCCGGTCTGCTCGCGGCGCTTGGCTCCGGCTTTAGCATCGGCATCGCCAACTACCTTCTGATCCGGCTGTTGCGAATCCCCCCCATCATCGCGACCCTTTCGGCGAGCTTTATCGTCCAGTCTGCCGGTATTGCGTACGGTCGCGGCTTGCAGATCAAGCCGCCACCCGGTTTTGCCGCGATTACTACTGCTCAACTCGCAGGAATGCCCTTGATGGCAATCGGCACGGTCATCTTCACCGTCGGGGCCGGAATCCTGTTGCACCGGACGATCTACGGCCGGTCGGTCCTCGCCATCGGGCAGAACCCGCGTGCCGCCTGGCTCGCCGGAATCGCGGTTGAACGGGTCCGGTGCGCAACTTATGTCCTGAGCGGAGCGCTCGGCGGGATCTGCGGAGCACTGCTGGCCGGCTATTTCAGGGGATCGTCGCTGGAGATCGGCGACGAATACCTGCTCGCCTCGATCGCGTGCGTCGTGATCGGCGGAACTTCGGTTAGCGGGGGCAAGGCCAATGTGCCCGGGTTATGGGGGGCGGCCCTCTTCCTGGTGCTCCTGCTCACCATGCTTAATACTTTCGGTGTAAGCGCCGGCATACGTCTGCTGGTCACCGGATTCGTCATCATCGCCGTGATCGTCATCGCCGGCGGCCAGAAGCCGCTGAGGTGA
- a CDS encoding L-fuconate dehydratase, with product MPIKITHLTAHDIRFPTSRTLQGSDAMNPAPDYSAAYVILYTDAPQGYSGHGLTFTIGRGNEICVGAARLLAPLVVGATLEEIVADMGAFWRHLTAGDSQLRWIGPEKGAIHLATAAIINGLWDLWAKAAGKPVWKLLVDLSPQELVRCLDFTYVTDALTPGEALAMLERNAAAKSEREREMETRGYPAYTTAAGWLGYSDDKMRHLAREGVAAGWTHFKQKVGGDIEADIRRARILREEIGWERKLMMDANQVWNIDQAVSSMGRLAEFKPWWIEEPTSPDDILGHAAIRKQIAPIGVATGEQCHNRVMFKQLLQAEAIDFCQIDNARLGGLNEVIVVLLMAAKFGVPVCPHAGGVGLCEYAQHVSIFDYICVSASLQNRVLEYVDHLHEHFFDPVVISKGRYMPPQNAGYSVTMRPETLEQFEFPAGPAWR from the coding sequence ATGCCCATAAAGATCACCCACCTGACCGCCCACGACATTCGTTTTCCAACCTCGCGCACCCTCCAGGGATCTGACGCGATGAACCCTGCCCCCGATTATTCCGCAGCCTACGTCATCCTCTATACCGATGCGCCGCAGGGCTATTCCGGCCACGGATTGACCTTCACAATCGGCCGCGGAAACGAAATCTGCGTAGGGGCCGCGAGACTGCTCGCCCCCCTCGTTGTCGGCGCGACGCTGGAGGAGATCGTGGCTGATATGGGCGCGTTCTGGCGTCACCTCACCGCGGGCGACAGCCAACTGCGTTGGATCGGTCCGGAAAAGGGCGCCATTCACCTCGCAACTGCCGCCATCATCAATGGTTTATGGGATTTGTGGGCGAAGGCGGCGGGCAAACCGGTGTGGAAACTCTTGGTTGACCTGAGCCCGCAGGAATTGGTGCGCTGCCTGGATTTTACTTATGTCACCGATGCGCTGACGCCTGGTGAAGCCCTCGCGATGCTCGAGCGCAACGCGGCGGCCAAATCCGAACGCGAACGTGAAATGGAGACCCGGGGTTACCCTGCCTACACCACCGCCGCGGGCTGGCTTGGTTATTCTGACGACAAGATGCGCCACTTGGCGCGGGAAGGGGTGGCGGCGGGTTGGACGCATTTCAAACAGAAGGTCGGCGGTGACATCGAAGCCGATATCAGGCGCGCCCGCATCCTGCGTGAAGAGATCGGCTGGGAACGGAAGCTCATGATGGACGCCAACCAGGTCTGGAATATCGATCAAGCCGTCAGCAGCATGGGCCGGCTTGCGGAATTTAAACCGTGGTGGATCGAAGAGCCCACCAGCCCGGATGACATCCTGGGCCACGCCGCCATTCGTAAACAGATCGCGCCGATTGGTGTGGCGACCGGCGAGCAATGCCATAACCGGGTGATGTTCAAGCAACTGCTCCAGGCGGAAGCCATTGACTTTTGTCAGATCGACAATGCACGCCTCGGCGGCCTGAACGAGGTCATCGTCGTGTTGTTGATGGCGGCGAAGTTCGGCGTGCCGGTTTGCCCGCACGCCGGCGGCGTCGGCCTCTGCGAATACGCCCAGCACGTCTCCATCTTCGACTACATTTGCGTGTCGGCGTCGCTCCAGAATCGCGTGCTCGAATACGTCGATCACCTGCACGAGCATTTCTTTGATCCGGTCGTCATCAGCAAGGGGCGTTACATGCCACCACAGAACGCCGGCTACAGCGTCACCATGCGGCCCGAAACGCTTGAGCAATTCGAGTTTCCTGCCGGACCCGCCTGGAGGTAG
- a CDS encoding glycosyltransferase family 4 protein, with product MRICMVTYSYYESDNRVIRYAESLVQRGDTVEVLALRRSPETAKEEVVCGVKVFRIQDRLGKREQSGSSFLWPLFRFLAVSSWWVMRRHQRQRYDLLHLHNLPDFIVFAGWYPKLTGAKLILDIHDIVPEFFASKFALSSDSTLVQWLKLVEKASAAFADYVILSNHLWLEKFIARSAEKEKCSVVINHVDAAIFRTRPTYGRGNLKNPVVLFPGGLQWHQGLDIAIRAFANFRSRIPEAEFHIYGDGIMKAQLVELVNRLDLQNSVRFFEPVSLREIAAVMAKADLGIVPKRADSFGNEAYSTKIMEFMSVGVPLVVAGTKVDRYYFNDSVVRFFEPGNVNALSEAMYAVLSDFDSRCGMIHRASEYAVRNSWASRKAEYLTLVDALCERNTLRDRLVLRSPAGASLTPPRAVAAASSRQSSISTAMTNER from the coding sequence ATGCGCATTTGCATGGTTACGTACTCCTACTACGAAAGCGACAACCGCGTGATTCGCTACGCAGAATCATTGGTGCAACGGGGGGATACGGTGGAGGTGCTTGCGCTGCGCCGCAGTCCGGAGACGGCGAAGGAAGAGGTCGTTTGCGGGGTCAAAGTGTTCAGGATCCAAGATCGGCTTGGGAAACGAGAGCAGTCGGGTTCATCGTTCCTGTGGCCGCTATTTCGCTTTTTGGCGGTATCTTCGTGGTGGGTCATGCGCCGCCACCAGCGCCAACGGTATGACTTGCTGCACTTGCACAACCTTCCCGACTTCATCGTCTTTGCAGGGTGGTATCCAAAGCTCACGGGCGCCAAACTCATTCTGGATATTCACGATATCGTGCCCGAGTTCTTTGCAAGCAAGTTCGCGTTGTCCAGCGATTCTACGCTGGTACAGTGGCTGAAACTGGTGGAAAAGGCTTCAGCGGCGTTTGCTGATTACGTCATTCTCTCCAATCATTTGTGGCTGGAGAAATTCATTGCGAGGTCCGCAGAAAAGGAAAAATGCTCGGTCGTTATCAATCACGTGGACGCTGCCATCTTCCGAACTCGACCAACCTACGGACGCGGTAACCTCAAGAATCCCGTGGTGTTGTTTCCCGGCGGCCTTCAGTGGCATCAGGGACTGGATATCGCCATTCGCGCATTTGCGAACTTTCGTTCGCGAATTCCAGAGGCGGAATTTCACATCTACGGAGACGGTATTATGAAGGCTCAACTCGTGGAGTTAGTAAACCGCCTCGATTTGCAAAACTCCGTTCGCTTTTTTGAGCCGGTGAGCCTCCGCGAGATCGCTGCGGTGATGGCCAAGGCCGACCTGGGTATTGTACCCAAGCGCGCGGATTCCTTCGGTAATGAAGCGTATAGCACGAAGATCATGGAATTCATGTCCGTAGGCGTGCCTTTGGTGGTGGCGGGCACAAAGGTTGACCGCTACTATTTCAATGACTCGGTCGTACGATTCTTTGAGCCAGGAAACGTCAACGCTTTGAGCGAAGCGATGTATGCCGTTTTGAGCGATTTCGATTCGCGGTGCGGAATGATCCACCGGGCATCCGAGTATGCGGTGCGCAATAGCTGGGCTAGCCGCAAGGCTGAATATCTTACGCTCGTCGATGCGCTTTGCGAACGCAACACCCTGCGCGATCGATTGGTCCTTCGATCCCCGGCCGGGGCGAGTCTAACCCCGCCTCGCGCAGTCGCAGCCGCGAGTTCCCGGCAAAGTTCAATTTCAACCGCGATGACTAACGAGAGATAG
- a CDS encoding polysaccharide deacetylase family protein codes for MRTVRLDRWLTLRLAHPLQRADLARTMGRPLPILMYHSISDDLEDGILAYYRLATSPRCFAQQMDWLAELGYVGVALEGLLAHPQENTQGRRPVAITFDDGLSDFYTTAWPTLQKRGYGATMYLPTAFVSSHRKRWRGKACLTWNEVREMRAHGIQFGSHTLTHPVLYGLPLREIGRELTASKQSLEQELGEEITSFAYPYAFPQEDRRFAAAIRALLSERRYRTCVTTMVGRSKINDDLFSLRRLPINSCDDKQLLRAKLEGAYDWVGSAQHAFRWLKGWMNQGRRRRNVDW; via the coding sequence ATGCGTACCGTGCGCCTTGATCGATGGCTGACGCTACGCTTGGCTCATCCCTTGCAGCGAGCGGATTTGGCGCGCACCATGGGCCGCCCTTTACCGATCTTGATGTATCACAGTATCTCCGATGATCTCGAGGACGGGATCCTTGCGTATTACCGCCTGGCGACCAGTCCGCGCTGCTTTGCGCAACAAATGGATTGGTTGGCTGAACTGGGGTACGTGGGCGTGGCGCTGGAAGGTTTGCTGGCACACCCACAGGAAAATACGCAGGGCAGGCGCCCCGTCGCGATAACGTTTGACGATGGGCTAAGCGACTTTTATACGACCGCCTGGCCTACGCTCCAGAAGCGGGGTTATGGTGCGACCATGTACCTGCCGACGGCATTTGTTAGCAGTCACAGAAAAAGATGGAGAGGCAAGGCATGCCTAACCTGGAATGAGGTGCGCGAAATGCGCGCGCACGGGATTCAGTTCGGATCGCATACCTTGACTCATCCGGTCCTTTATGGTTTGCCGTTGCGTGAGATCGGGCGCGAGTTGACCGCATCAAAACAATCCCTTGAGCAGGAACTGGGAGAGGAAATCACAAGCTTCGCGTACCCGTATGCCTTCCCGCAAGAAGACCGGCGTTTTGCCGCGGCGATCAGGGCTCTGTTGAGCGAACGGCGTTACCGAACTTGCGTCACTACGATGGTAGGTCGATCGAAGATAAATGATGATCTTTTTTCCCTAAGACGCCTGCCGATTAACTCGTGCGACGATAAACAGCTGTTGAGAGCGAAGTTGGAAGGCGCCTACGACTGGGTGGGTTCTGCGCAGCATGCCTTCCGGTGGCTCAAGGGGTGGATGAATCAGGGACGTCGCCGGCGAAACGTCGACTGGTAA
- a CDS encoding DUF4352 domain-containing protein, whose amino-acid sequence MEAGDGTTGRSKRFIRIGEVSRFSELVSAGQPLPVDANGTGEDKLSAKQDPKEKRLAQIGVFRERGIISEESFRAQRRMQGDGSSPSIEASNPAPVVPGRKNRWRRIALGVVLLNIAGLGVAGFGVLQAFHRGDGAAATTVGTPAAMKVTPLQDPVYALGKAFRLGPYTYTVTGHQTTATLDEGRFSPVSANPGDEYFVVTFSVRNDSVKPRVFSIDGFKLQDANGALYAACSQGAAVPRTELTKGDLLLTEIQPAATKMLAAAFEVPAASLAPPLKLLLFERDLLGTHEATVYLP is encoded by the coding sequence ATGGAAGCTGGGGACGGCACAACGGGGCGATCGAAACGATTCATCCGGATTGGCGAGGTAAGCCGGTTCAGTGAACTGGTCAGTGCCGGCCAACCCCTGCCCGTCGATGCGAATGGGACCGGCGAGGACAAACTGTCCGCCAAACAGGATCCTAAAGAGAAGCGGTTGGCTCAGATAGGCGTGTTTCGGGAGCGTGGCATCATCAGTGAGGAGTCTTTCCGCGCTCAGCGGCGGATGCAAGGGGATGGTTCCAGCCCGTCGATTGAAGCTTCCAACCCAGCCCCGGTGGTCCCCGGTCGCAAGAACCGCTGGCGGCGGATCGCGCTGGGCGTCGTCCTGCTGAACATCGCCGGACTGGGAGTGGCCGGATTCGGCGTCTTACAAGCGTTTCACCGCGGTGACGGCGCAGCTGCCACCACGGTTGGCACGCCGGCCGCTATGAAGGTTACCCCACTTCAAGACCCTGTTTATGCGCTCGGCAAGGCCTTTCGCCTCGGGCCATACACTTACACCGTCACCGGTCACCAGACTACCGCGACGCTCGACGAGGGCCGGTTCAGTCCCGTGAGCGCCAACCCGGGCGATGAGTACTTCGTTGTAACCTTCTCGGTCCGCAACGACTCCGTCAAGCCCCGCGTCTTCTCGATCGATGGTTTCAAACTTCAAGACGCCAACGGCGCACTCTATGCAGCCTGCAGCCAAGGCGCCGCAGTCCCGCGGACGGAGCTCACCAAGGGCGACCTGCTGCTGACAGAAATTCAGCCGGCTGCCACGAAAATGTTGGCTGCTGCCTTCGAGGTCCCGGCTGCCTCCCTGGCGCCCCCGTTAAAGCTGCTCTTGTTCGAGCGGGACCTTTTGGGCACTCACGAAGCCACCGTCTACCTGCCCTAG
- a CDS encoding helix-turn-helix transcriptional regulator, giving the protein MPHDRLSHTFAALADPTRRAILARLAAGKTSVKELAAPFEMSLPAISKHLKVLERSGLIARGREAQSRPCRLEAEPLKEAVDWLERYRRFWEEGLDRLDNYLRELQAKEKSSPPKPPARKPTHQYDRKGRK; this is encoded by the coding sequence ATGCCCCACGATCGCCTCAGCCACACCTTCGCCGCCCTGGCCGATCCCACCCGGCGTGCCATCCTTGCGCGGCTCGCCGCAGGTAAAACCTCGGTAAAGGAACTCGCTGCCCCTTTCGAAATGAGTCTTCCGGCCATTTCCAAGCACCTCAAAGTGCTGGAGCGCAGCGGCCTCATCGCACGCGGACGAGAGGCCCAGTCGCGCCCCTGCCGGCTCGAGGCTGAACCGCTCAAGGAAGCCGTGGACTGGCTCGAACGTTACCGGCGCTTCTGGGAAGAGGGCCTCGACCGCCTGGATAACTACCTGCGGGAATTGCAAGCAAAGGAAAAAAGCTCACCACCAAAACCACCAGCACGCAAACCGACACACCAGTATGACCGCAAAGGAAGAAAATAA
- a CDS encoding SRPBCC domain-containing protein — translation MTAKEENNPTQQRDDRVLVLTRVFDAPRSLVFEAWTTKEHLDQWCAPRGFTIPWSEGDLRPGGPWRSCLRAPDGTEYRLRGTYREIVRDELLVFTHAWEEDDGTLSPETIVTVRFAEENGKTRLTFEQGPFRSVEARDGHQGGWTECLERLAEHVANLQTRSAS, via the coding sequence ATGACCGCAAAGGAAGAAAATAACCCCACTCAGCAACGTGACGACCGGGTTCTCGTGCTCACGCGCGTCTTTGACGCGCCGCGAAGCCTCGTTTTTGAAGCATGGACGACCAAAGAACATCTTGATCAATGGTGCGCACCGCGCGGGTTCACCATCCCCTGGTCAGAGGGCGACTTGCGACCGGGCGGTCCCTGGCGATCCTGTCTGCGCGCCCCCGACGGAACCGAGTACCGCCTCCGCGGAACTTACCGGGAAATCGTCCGGGATGAACTGCTGGTCTTTACCCATGCCTGGGAAGAAGACGACGGTACGCTGAGCCCTGAGACCATCGTGACCGTGCGGTTCGCGGAAGAAAACGGAAAGACCCGGCTGACGTTCGAACAGGGACCATTCAGGTCGGTCGAAGCGCGCGATGGCCATCAGGGCGGCTGGACCGAATGCCTGGAACGCCTCGCGGAGCACGTCGCAAATCTCCAGACCAGGTCCGCATCCTAG
- a CDS encoding SRPBCC family protein: MPIHVLHRKQALAITRDEAWQFFSDPRNLARITPPKLGFQIVTPDLPERIYAGLMIQYRVRPLLGIPMVWLTEITHVTEGHYFSDEQRIGPYALWHHEHWFRDAGPGSVELEDRVTYKLPCGRLSEPAHALVVRRQLNEIFNYRTLAVKKWFPSKGA; this comes from the coding sequence ATGCCCATCCACGTGCTGCACCGTAAACAGGCGCTCGCCATTACCCGCGACGAGGCATGGCAATTTTTCTCCGATCCGCGCAACCTCGCCCGGATCACGCCGCCGAAGCTCGGTTTCCAAATCGTGACGCCGGACTTGCCGGAGCGCATCTACGCGGGGCTGATGATCCAATACCGGGTGCGCCCGTTGTTGGGCATTCCGATGGTCTGGCTGACGGAAATCACGCACGTCACTGAGGGCCACTACTTCTCGGACGAGCAGCGGATCGGACCGTATGCGCTCTGGCACCACGAGCATTGGTTCCGCGACGCCGGTCCCGGCAGCGTCGAACTGGAGGACCGCGTCACGTACAAGCTGCCTTGCGGACGGCTAAGCGAACCCGCGCACGCCCTGGTGGTCCGAAGGCAGCTCAATGAGATTTTCAATTACCGGACGCTCGCAGTTAAGAAGTGGTTTCCATCGAAGGGTGCATAG